A stretch of the Ferviditalea candida genome encodes the following:
- a CDS encoding TRAP transporter large permease, whose product MLTVLLFSIFLVLMILRVPIAIALALSTVVVLFQTNFNMNMVPQRIFTALDSFPLMAIPGFVLAGVMLARGGISKYLIEALRKWIGHIPGGLSIVTILSSMLFAAISGSSPATAAAIGSIMIPAMVSAGYDKKYAMGLVAASGTLGILIPPSIPLIIYGITSEVSIGKLFMAGILPGLMLGSVLVGSAIYYARKYGYGRDQKSSMGVRMKASLKAVWGAFLPILILGSIYTGAATPTESAVIAVVYALIISVFVYRELKWKDIRPILVESINITSMIFLIIGAASLFGLYLTNAQVPQAVGAWIAESDMNKWVFFIIVNLLFFVMGTFLEAVSIILITLPILLPILKHLGIDLIHFAIVMTVNMELAMITPPVGLNLFVVSGIAKEKLGAVVRGVFPFIILFIIVLALFVIFPQISLYLPDRMMQ is encoded by the coding sequence ATGCTGACCGTTCTGCTTTTTAGCATTTTTCTCGTTTTGATGATTTTGCGGGTGCCCATCGCCATTGCCCTTGCTCTTTCGACAGTCGTCGTGCTGTTCCAGACGAACTTTAATATGAATATGGTGCCGCAGCGGATTTTCACCGCTCTGGATTCTTTCCCGCTCATGGCCATTCCCGGCTTCGTGCTGGCAGGAGTCATGCTGGCGAGAGGCGGCATTTCAAAATATCTGATCGAAGCGCTCCGCAAATGGATCGGGCACATTCCCGGCGGTTTGTCGATCGTGACAATTTTGTCGTCCATGCTGTTTGCCGCCATATCAGGCTCCAGCCCGGCCACTGCGGCGGCGATCGGCTCGATCATGATCCCGGCCATGGTCAGCGCAGGCTACGACAAGAAGTACGCCATGGGTCTGGTGGCCGCGTCCGGTACGCTTGGCATCCTGATTCCCCCCAGCATTCCTCTCATCATCTACGGAATCACCTCTGAGGTGTCGATCGGCAAGCTGTTCATGGCCGGCATCCTGCCCGGCCTGATGCTGGGGAGCGTTCTGGTGGGCTCAGCCATCTATTATGCGCGCAAATACGGTTACGGGCGCGATCAAAAATCGTCCATGGGCGTACGGATGAAGGCCTCGTTGAAGGCGGTTTGGGGAGCGTTCCTGCCGATTCTTATCCTTGGCAGCATCTATACCGGCGCGGCAACGCCTACGGAATCGGCTGTTATCGCGGTCGTTTATGCGCTGATCATATCCGTCTTCGTTTATCGGGAGCTGAAATGGAAGGATATCCGCCCCATCCTGGTGGAGTCGATCAACATCACCTCCATGATTTTTCTGATCATCGGCGCAGCCAGCCTGTTCGGCCTGTACCTGACCAACGCCCAGGTTCCGCAAGCGGTCGGAGCATGGATCGCCGAAAGCGACATGAACAAATGGGTATTTTTCATCATCGTCAATTTGCTGTTTTTCGTGATGGGAACATTCCTCGAAGCCGTTTCGATCATTCTGATCACGCTGCCGATCCTGCTGCCGATCCTGAAGCATCTCGGCATTGATCTGATTCATTTTGCCATCGTCATGACGGTCAACATGGAGTTGGCCATGATCACGCCGCCCGTAGGGCTGAATCTGTTCGTGGTCAGCGGCATCGCCAAGGAAAAGCTGGGGGCGGTCGTGCGAGGCGTATTTCCATTCATCATCCTGTTCATCATCGTGCTGGCGCTGTTCGTCATCTTCCCGCAAATCTCGCTGTATTTGCCGGATCGCATGATGCAGTAA
- a CDS encoding anti-sigma factor: MISRCGWREEEVVDLMLGRLPADRISPLQWHISQCGRCGELYREWERLILADGSFPFPSAAVKYKLQNRFLRRYSLSGIRFVPGWLYWRRFPPGQGFAWLRDRSGAGFALSGTFAAFLLVLGLLSLRGHPPAPALVAIGGDSGYNGMNGAVTLRDQMAGSFPGQGRTAAFFPARSGTAESVPGVLAARDETAGFVPGMLVVRHGNAGSQPDILHAPDEIGKHLHVVLNPRTVQYPIIRPENPEVRGYIWVNQVTDEVLIMVEGLRPDDSKDYQAWFITAHHPLSGGIMRWQGSRAHLYAHGVRIRLADHLAVSQEPKGGSTKPTGPETFLVLLKNDGK; the protein is encoded by the coding sequence ATGATTAGCCGTTGCGGATGGAGAGAAGAAGAAGTGGTCGATCTGATGCTGGGGCGGCTCCCGGCGGACCGCATAAGTCCGCTTCAGTGGCATATTTCGCAGTGCGGACGGTGCGGGGAGCTGTACCGGGAATGGGAGCGGCTGATATTGGCGGACGGTTCTTTTCCGTTTCCTTCCGCTGCAGTGAAATACAAGCTGCAAAATCGGTTTTTGCGCAGATACAGCCTGTCCGGAATTCGGTTTGTTCCAGGTTGGTTGTACTGGCGCAGATTTCCGCCCGGACAGGGATTTGCATGGTTACGCGACCGATCGGGAGCGGGATTTGCTTTGTCCGGAACATTTGCCGCTTTCCTGCTCGTGCTCGGTTTATTGTCCTTGAGGGGTCATCCTCCTGCACCGGCTTTGGTTGCGATCGGGGGGGATTCCGGATACAACGGAATGAACGGAGCCGTCACTTTGCGGGATCAAATGGCCGGATCTTTTCCCGGACAAGGCCGAACGGCCGCTTTCTTTCCCGCACGAAGCGGAACGGCGGAATCTGTTCCGGGCGTGCTTGCTGCAAGGGATGAAACAGCGGGATTCGTCCCGGGCATGCTTGTTGTAAGGCACGGAAATGCCGGTTCCCAGCCGGACATTCTTCACGCGCCGGATGAAATCGGCAAGCATTTGCATGTGGTTCTGAATCCGCGAACCGTACAGTACCCGATCATTCGGCCGGAGAATCCGGAGGTCAGGGGATACATATGGGTCAATCAGGTTACCGATGAAGTGCTGATCATGGTGGAAGGACTTCGGCCCGACGATAGCAAGGACTATCAGGCCTGGTTTATCACCGCTCATCATCCGTTGAGCGGAGGGATCATGCGTTGGCAAGGCAGCCGTGCGCATCTGTATGCGCATGGTGTGCGAATCCGGCTGGCGGATCATTTGGCGGTCAGTCAGGAACCGAAGGGCGGCAGTACGAAGCCGACCGGTCCCGAGACGTTTCTCGTGCTTCTGAAGAACGACGGAAAATAG
- a CDS encoding RNA polymerase sigma factor: MTGQQITVELPGDTERAAGLLHELKQGSMEAFDLFYEKYASLVYHIALKMTKEQMEAEDICHDVFLEVFRKIDEFDPSRGSVESWLAVKTRSRTLDWLRKKRRMVCEQLETSRIGQPDGTADPIGESVLRHMEKEQLRAALERIPSSQRTALYGKYFESKTQKELSEKLNYPLGTVKSLIRYGINNLRKQFNQLGWLEPTVGFKEHD, encoded by the coding sequence CTGCACGAGCTGAAGCAAGGATCCATGGAGGCGTTTGATCTTTTTTATGAAAAATACGCATCGCTGGTTTATCATATCGCTTTGAAAATGACAAAGGAGCAAATGGAGGCGGAGGATATCTGCCATGACGTTTTTCTGGAGGTTTTTCGCAAAATTGACGAATTCGACCCTTCCCGCGGCAGCGTGGAATCGTGGCTGGCGGTCAAGACGAGGAGCCGGACCTTGGATTGGCTTCGAAAAAAAAGAAGGATGGTTTGCGAGCAATTGGAAACCTCGCGGATCGGGCAGCCGGACGGGACGGCTGATCCGATCGGGGAATCTGTGCTACGGCACATGGAGAAAGAGCAGTTGAGAGCGGCGCTGGAGCGGATTCCGTCCTCTCAGCGAACAGCATTGTACGGCAAGTATTTTGAGTCGAAAACGCAGAAAGAATTGTCGGAGAAACTGAATTATCCGCTCGGCACGGTTAAATCCTTGATTCGCTACGGGATAAACAATTTGCGAAAACAATTTAACCAGTTGGGTTGGCTGGAGCCCACCGTGGGGTTCAAAGAGCATGATTAG
- a CDS encoding tRNA (mnm(5)s(2)U34)-methyltransferase encodes MGFLSILSFAHHLVKERTASGDAVIDATMGNGNDMLFLTEQVGSEGTVYGFDIQPQALEQTRAKLEQAGVYREERIHLYLQNHEFMLDTLPHGLFGRIAAVMFNLGYLPGHNHGIITRPESTLPALQAALQLLKNGGILTIVLYSGHEGGKRETEAVLDWAARLSQASYQVLRYGFLNQKNDPPFLIAIEKR; translated from the coding sequence ATGGGGTTTTTATCGATATTGAGCTTTGCGCACCACCTCGTGAAAGAGCGGACAGCTTCCGGCGATGCCGTCATTGACGCCACGATGGGCAACGGCAACGACATGCTGTTTTTGACAGAGCAGGTTGGATCAGAGGGAACCGTGTACGGTTTCGACATTCAGCCGCAAGCGCTGGAGCAGACCCGCGCAAAGCTGGAGCAAGCCGGCGTTTATCGGGAGGAACGCATTCATCTATACCTGCAGAACCATGAGTTCATGCTCGACACTTTGCCTCACGGCCTGTTTGGCCGCATAGCCGCGGTGATGTTTAATCTGGGGTACCTCCCGGGACACAACCACGGGATCATCACCCGCCCCGAATCGACGCTTCCCGCTTTGCAGGCCGCCCTTCAATTGCTGAAAAACGGAGGCATTCTTACGATTGTGCTCTACTCCGGACACGAAGGCGGCAAACGCGAAACGGAGGCCGTACTGGATTGGGCAGCGCGCCTTTCCCAAGCCTCCTATCAAGTGCTGCGCTACGGTTTCCTGAACCAGAAGAACGATCCTCCGTTTCTGATTGCGATCGAAAAAAGATAA
- a CDS encoding ATP-binding protein → MNLKKLKIQGKITLLSFGIVLFSLVMGGIILMGNMNRLHENELGQRLMITARTLAELPEVRDSLEKPDPRQRKAINDIADKLRVINEVSYLVVMDMNRIRLSHPIRQRIGQTLEGKDADPAFAEHTYLSKVKGEMGPALRAYVPIMNEKNIQVGVVMAGGVLPGIGTVIREMWGYAFIALLLLFFGVWGSWLLARHIKRQMFELEPQEIARILVERTAAFHAIQEGVVAIDKEERITILNDKARQIFGIQENVTGRRIGDVIPDTRLPEVLEKNGPLLNQELVVGNMLLLSSRIPIKVNQETVGAVAIFRDRTEAARMAEELTGVKAFVDALRVQNHEHLNKLHTIAGLLQLDQTEKALDYLLQVTEQQRELTGFLTDHIRNESLSGLLLSKVARGKELGIRVVIDKRSHLERFPERLDHHDFVIVLGNLIENAFDALQAVQDRNGKEVLVSIEQDEEILSILVEDNGCGMDEETQRRIFDKGFSTKQKDTRGIGLYLVGKVIEKGRGRFECDSKPGEGTSIVLTFPMKGGGWDGKQPHSGGPGRG, encoded by the coding sequence ATGAACTTGAAAAAATTGAAAATCCAAGGGAAAATCACGCTGCTGTCGTTCGGCATCGTCCTGTTTTCGTTGGTGATGGGCGGCATCATTCTGATGGGCAATATGAATCGGCTGCATGAAAATGAGCTCGGACAGCGGCTCATGATCACGGCACGTACGCTTGCCGAGCTGCCTGAAGTGCGGGACAGCCTGGAAAAACCGGATCCGCGACAAAGGAAGGCGATCAACGATATCGCGGACAAGCTGCGGGTGATCAACGAGGTTTCTTATCTCGTCGTTATGGATATGAACCGGATTCGGCTCTCGCATCCGATCAGGCAAAGGATCGGTCAAACGTTGGAAGGCAAGGATGCCGATCCGGCGTTTGCGGAGCACACGTATCTTTCCAAGGTCAAAGGGGAGATGGGCCCGGCGCTTCGCGCCTATGTGCCGATTATGAACGAGAAGAATATTCAGGTGGGCGTAGTCATGGCTGGAGGGGTTCTTCCCGGTATCGGCACGGTCATCCGGGAGATGTGGGGATACGCTTTTATCGCGCTGCTGCTGCTGTTTTTCGGCGTATGGGGTTCATGGCTTCTGGCCAGGCACATCAAACGGCAGATGTTCGAGCTGGAGCCTCAGGAAATCGCCAGAATCCTCGTGGAGCGAACCGCTGCTTTCCATGCCATTCAGGAAGGTGTGGTGGCGATCGACAAAGAGGAGAGGATTACCATCTTGAATGATAAGGCCAGACAAATTTTTGGCATCCAAGAGAACGTAACGGGACGGAGAATCGGCGATGTGATTCCCGATACCCGCCTGCCGGAGGTCCTCGAGAAGAATGGGCCTTTATTGAACCAGGAGCTGGTTGTAGGCAATATGCTGTTGTTGTCCAGCCGTATCCCGATTAAAGTGAATCAGGAAACGGTCGGCGCCGTGGCGATTTTCCGCGACCGTACGGAAGCGGCGCGGATGGCGGAAGAATTGACGGGAGTCAAAGCGTTTGTGGATGCGCTTCGCGTCCAGAACCACGAGCATCTGAACAAGCTGCACACGATCGCCGGCCTGCTCCAGCTGGATCAGACGGAAAAAGCTTTGGATTATTTGCTTCAGGTCACGGAGCAGCAGCGGGAGCTGACGGGATTTCTGACGGACCACATCCGCAATGAAAGCCTTTCCGGCCTGTTGTTGAGTAAAGTGGCCCGCGGGAAGGAGCTCGGGATTCGGGTGGTGATCGATAAAAGGAGCCATCTGGAACGCTTCCCGGAGCGGCTGGATCACCACGATTTCGTAATCGTTTTGGGCAATCTGATCGAGAATGCGTTTGACGCGCTTCAGGCCGTTCAAGACCGCAACGGCAAGGAAGTGCTGGTGAGCATCGAGCAGGATGAGGAAATACTGTCCATTCTTGTGGAGGATAACGGGTGCGGCATGGATGAAGAAACGCAGCGCCGGATTTTCGACAAAGGCTTCTCCACGAAACAGAAGGATACCCGCGGCATCGGCCTGTACCTGGTCGGCAAAGTGATCGAGAAGGGCAGGGGCCGGTTCGAATGTGATTCCAAGCCGGGAGAAGGGACAAGCATCGTTCTGACGTTTCCGATGAAGGGAGGGGGATGGGATGGCAAGCAGCCGCATTCGGGTGGTCCTGGTAGAGGATGA
- a CDS encoding DctP family TRAP transporter solute-binding subunit gives MKSFLTISLFVIIGLITAVLVGFRENLFAENIPYDAEQEGLNQQIIIKFSHVVAENTPKGLAALKFASIVKEKSGGQIEVQVFPNGMLYSESQGIDALRNGDIQMIAPAFSNLSLLIPQWLAMDLPYAFPNQKAVEEAFNGEIGAELFRTLESRNMKGLAFWSNGFKQMTNNRNPLISPEDFKQLNFRIMPSEVIAAQFRLLGARSTPLAFNEVYRSLLTGTVDGQENTISNIYTKRLYQTQNYMTLSNHGYLGYVVIINKPFWEGLPKQAQRIIRQAMEETTAWMNDQAVKMNQEQLELIRHSSDIKIDELDAAEREQWIKALEPVYRQFAPIIGEPLTSRIQSLRKKYIESAD, from the coding sequence ATGAAATCATTTCTGACCATCTCCCTGTTTGTCATCATCGGTTTAATTACGGCCGTTCTCGTCGGTTTCAGGGAAAACCTGTTCGCCGAAAATATTCCGTACGATGCCGAACAGGAAGGACTCAACCAACAGATCATTATTAAATTCAGCCACGTGGTTGCGGAAAATACGCCCAAAGGGCTGGCCGCGCTCAAATTCGCTTCGATCGTCAAGGAAAAATCCGGCGGGCAAATCGAAGTCCAGGTTTTTCCCAACGGCATGCTGTACTCGGAAAGCCAGGGTATCGACGCGCTGCGGAACGGCGATATTCAGATGATCGCACCCGCCTTCTCGAACTTGTCTTTACTCATCCCGCAATGGCTGGCGATGGATCTGCCGTACGCCTTTCCCAATCAGAAGGCCGTGGAGGAAGCGTTCAACGGGGAAATCGGGGCCGAATTGTTCCGCACGCTGGAGAGCCGGAACATGAAAGGCCTGGCTTTCTGGAGCAACGGCTTCAAACAGATGACCAACAACCGCAATCCGCTGATTTCTCCGGAGGATTTCAAGCAGCTTAATTTTCGAATCATGCCCAGTGAAGTGATTGCCGCCCAATTCCGCTTGTTGGGGGCCCGTTCAACCCCTTTGGCCTTCAACGAGGTCTACCGCAGCCTGCTGACGGGCACGGTAGACGGTCAGGAGAACACAATCTCTAACATTTACACCAAGCGGCTGTACCAAACGCAAAACTATATGACGCTCAGCAATCATGGGTATCTCGGCTACGTCGTCATTATCAACAAACCGTTCTGGGAAGGCTTGCCGAAGCAAGCGCAGCGCATCATCCGCCAAGCGATGGAGGAAACGACCGCCTGGATGAACGACCAAGCTGTCAAAATGAACCAGGAGCAGCTTGAGCTGATCCGGCACAGCTCGGATATCAAGATCGACGAGCTCGACGCCGCCGAACGGGAGCAGTGGATTAAAGCATTGGAGCCGGTTTACCGGCAATTTGCGCCGATCATCGGAGAGCCGCTCACGAGCCGGATCCAGTCTCTGCGCAAAAAATATATCGAATCGGCGGATTGA
- a CDS encoding TRAP transporter substrate-binding protein, giving the protein MKKKLASVVLAGVMALSLAACGGATDKQAGPQAGDQAAGQGDQKKEQIVIKFSHVVAPDSVKGKAADKFAELVAQKTDNKVKVEVYPSSQLYGDKDELDALVAGNVQMIAPSVTKMVKLDPRWQYVDMPFLFKDEEHAKKFFDSDAAKSLLNGQALQDNDILGLAFWENGFKQFVNSKHPLKTPEDFKGLKFRVQAGKVLESQFKSLGAGSATIPFGETYAALQQGTVDGTENTFNNIDTQKYQEVQKYMTVSNHGRLDYAIFVNKPFWESMPADIRAKVEEALKEATDYELQMAAAENQTSYDKLKQAGKLEIYELSDADKAQFEKLMEPVYSEFSNVITPELIDAIKNLK; this is encoded by the coding sequence ATGAAAAAGAAACTGGCTTCAGTGGTTTTGGCCGGCGTCATGGCGCTGTCCCTTGCCGCTTGCGGAGGCGCAACAGACAAACAAGCAGGGCCGCAAGCCGGTGATCAGGCAGCCGGACAAGGAGACCAAAAGAAAGAGCAAATCGTCATCAAATTTTCCCACGTAGTCGCGCCTGACAGCGTCAAAGGCAAGGCTGCCGACAAATTCGCCGAACTGGTTGCGCAGAAAACCGACAATAAGGTGAAGGTCGAGGTTTACCCGTCGTCCCAGCTGTATGGGGACAAGGATGAGCTGGATGCGCTTGTTGCCGGAAACGTGCAAATGATCGCTCCGTCGGTAACCAAGATGGTTAAGCTTGACCCACGCTGGCAGTATGTAGATATGCCGTTCCTGTTCAAGGACGAGGAGCATGCGAAAAAATTCTTTGACAGCGACGCCGCAAAAAGCCTGTTGAACGGACAAGCCCTGCAGGACAACGATATTTTGGGATTGGCGTTCTGGGAAAACGGCTTCAAGCAATTTGTCAACAGCAAGCATCCGCTGAAAACGCCCGAGGATTTCAAAGGCTTGAAATTCAGGGTGCAAGCCGGCAAGGTGCTGGAATCCCAGTTCAAATCTCTGGGGGCCGGTTCCGCCACCATTCCCTTCGGTGAGACTTATGCCGCTCTTCAGCAAGGCACGGTAGACGGCACGGAGAACACCTTCAACAACATTGACACGCAAAAGTATCAGGAAGTGCAAAAATACATGACCGTCAGCAACCATGGACGTCTCGACTATGCCATTTTCGTGAACAAACCGTTCTGGGAAAGCATGCCTGCCGACATTCGCGCAAAAGTGGAAGAAGCGTTGAAGGAAGCAACCGACTATGAACTGCAAATGGCTGCCGCGGAAAACCAGACCAGCTACGACAAACTAAAGCAAGCCGGAAAATTGGAAATTTATGAGCTGAGCGATGCGGACAAAGCCCAATTCGAAAAATTGATGGAGCCGGTTTACAGCGAATTCAGCAATGTTATTACGCCTGAATTGATCGACGCCATCAAAAACTTGAAGTAA
- a CDS encoding B12-binding domain-containing radical SAM protein codes for MKVVVAALNAKYIHSALALRYLKAYSGREFDIDIAEYTIKDPVMSVVADLYRRKPDVLGFSCYIWNIEETIPIIRMLKKIMPDLTVVLGGPEVSYDTEEWMRRIPEADFIVSGEGEGTFDHLLREIRGSRRFHMVFGAAYRKNGEIVINPPRPKLDLPDIPSPHRFPEDVRELPNRVVYFETSRGCPFSCQFCLSSIEVGVRYFDIERTKADLLYLIESGAKLIKFVDRTFNIKRDYAMEIFDFLIQNHRGCVFQFEITADIMRPEVLDFLAGRAPEGIFRFEIGVQSTNELTNDLIRRRQNFAKLSRTVTKIKESGKIAQHLDLIAGLPEEDYMSFRRTFNDVFALRPEELQLGFLKMLRGTGLRNDAERYGYIYMDHSPYEILGNHVLPFSDVMRIKRVEDILEKYWNAHRMDHTLNFLIGHEFTSAFDFFQEFGDYWEERGWQKIGHQLEDLFVRLHAFLKDRGIGNLDMAEGLMKLDYFMQHKYKPRKIWWDFSMDKQELIAFMRRMAEHPEEVFDPRLSKPAAAEPGSRLPEPSGKQSGGFAELGLTEKELHKHAVMERLPFNLESLLQEGAMDRNTETLLLIFYPPDASSKARPFTMALDKTLK; via the coding sequence ATGAAGGTTGTTGTCGCTGCGTTAAACGCGAAATACATTCATTCCGCTCTGGCGCTGCGTTATTTGAAAGCCTACAGCGGACGCGAGTTTGACATCGATATCGCGGAATATACGATTAAGGACCCGGTGATGAGCGTTGTCGCCGACCTGTATCGCCGCAAGCCGGATGTGCTGGGCTTTTCCTGCTACATCTGGAACATCGAAGAAACCATTCCGATCATCCGCATGCTCAAAAAAATCATGCCGGATCTGACGGTAGTGCTGGGCGGACCGGAAGTGTCCTACGATACGGAGGAGTGGATGCGCCGTATTCCCGAGGCGGATTTTATCGTGTCGGGAGAAGGGGAGGGGACGTTTGACCATCTCCTTCGGGAAATCCGCGGCAGTCGGAGGTTTCACATGGTGTTCGGAGCGGCCTATCGCAAAAACGGAGAGATTGTGATCAATCCGCCGAGGCCCAAGCTCGACCTGCCGGACATTCCTTCTCCGCACCGCTTCCCGGAGGATGTCCGGGAGCTGCCGAATCGGGTCGTTTACTTTGAAACGAGCCGGGGCTGTCCGTTCAGCTGCCAATTTTGCTTATCCAGCATTGAGGTGGGCGTCCGGTATTTTGACATCGAGCGGACGAAAGCCGATTTGCTTTATTTGATCGAGTCGGGCGCCAAGCTGATTAAATTTGTCGACCGTACGTTCAATATCAAGCGGGATTACGCCATGGAAATCTTCGATTTCCTGATTCAAAATCACCGCGGCTGCGTGTTTCAATTTGAGATTACCGCTGACATCATGCGGCCGGAGGTGCTTGATTTCTTGGCGGGGCGCGCGCCGGAAGGCATTTTCCGCTTTGAAATCGGAGTTCAGTCCACGAACGAGCTGACCAACGATCTGATCCGCAGGCGGCAAAATTTCGCCAAGCTGTCCCGCACGGTGACGAAAATCAAGGAGAGCGGCAAGATCGCACAGCATCTGGACCTGATCGCAGGGCTGCCGGAGGAGGATTATATGTCCTTCCGCAGGACGTTCAATGATGTGTTTGCTTTGCGTCCGGAGGAGCTGCAGCTCGGATTTCTGAAGATGCTTCGGGGGACGGGGCTGCGCAATGATGCGGAGCGATACGGATATATTTATATGGACCACTCGCCGTACGAGATTTTGGGCAACCATGTGCTGCCGTTTTCCGATGTGATGCGGATCAAGCGGGTGGAGGATATCCTGGAAAAATATTGGAATGCGCACCGGATGGATCATACGCTGAACTTTCTGATTGGGCATGAGTTCACATCGGCCTTTGATTTTTTTCAGGAGTTTGGGGACTATTGGGAAGAACGGGGCTGGCAAAAAATCGGCCATCAGCTGGAGGATTTGTTCGTGAGGCTTCACGCTTTCCTCAAGGATCGCGGAATCGGAAATTTAGATATGGCCGAAGGGTTGATGAAGCTGGACTATTTTATGCAGCATAAGTATAAGCCGCGGAAAATTTGGTGGGACTTCTCGATGGACAAACAGGAGCTCATCGCATTCATGCGGCGGATGGCCGAGCACCCTGAGGAGGTGTTCGACCCGCGCTTGTCCAAGCCCGCCGCTGCGGAGCCCGGTTCACGATTGCCGGAGCCTTCCGGCAAGCAGTCCGGCGGGTTCGCGGAACTGGGCTTGACTGAAAAAGAGCTGCACAAGCATGCGGTCATGGAACGGCTGCCGTTTAACCTGGAGAGCCTGCTTCAGGAAGGCGCGATGGATCGGAATACGGAAACGCTGCTGCTGATCTTTTATCCCCCGGATGCATCGTCCAAGGCGCGTCCTTTTACAATGGCATTGGATAAAACTCTGAAATGA
- a CDS encoding TRAP transporter small permease translates to MKAWKKAWALLEDISAGTFFSAGIALIFYGVLMRYVFNSPKAWVEEVSSYLVIWGALLGISVALRNDHHIQIDMLYDKLPASAKRWVDLFANFVGILFSVFYAYYGYLLVAKRYTSGMVSMDVGIPMWIVYLILPISGILFLLRFIERFVHHVKGKGDVHADRSAF, encoded by the coding sequence ATGAAAGCATGGAAAAAAGCCTGGGCATTGCTCGAGGACATTTCAGCAGGCACATTCTTCTCCGCAGGTATCGCCCTGATCTTTTACGGCGTGCTGATGCGGTATGTGTTCAATTCCCCCAAAGCATGGGTCGAGGAAGTATCCAGCTATCTGGTCATCTGGGGAGCGCTGCTGGGAATTTCAGTTGCGCTGAGAAACGACCATCACATCCAAATCGATATGCTGTACGACAAGCTTCCCGCTTCAGCCAAACGCTGGGTCGATCTGTTCGCCAATTTTGTCGGCATCTTGTTCAGCGTATTTTATGCCTATTACGGTTATCTGCTCGTCGCCAAAAGGTATACCTCCGGCATGGTATCAATGGATGTCGGCATTCCGATGTGGATCGTGTACTTGATCCTTCCCATTTCGGGAATTCTTTTTTTGCTTCGCTTCATCGAACGGTTCGTGCATCATGTGAAGGGCAAGGGGGATGTTCATGCTGACCGTTCTGCTTTTTAG
- a CDS encoding response regulator — protein MASSRIRVVLVEDDPMVQEVNRMFIERVDGYEIVGTASDGVEGMQLIRRLQPDLVFLDIYMPVQDGLETLNQIRREQLNTDVIMITAAKDVSTVQGLLRLGVFDYIIKPFKFERVKQSLENYRAFQFGMEKEQQISQDRLDHILHKSGPAALEERKPDTAELPKGLNALTLKQVLGLMGERQKPLSAEEVADGIGVARVTARRYLDYLEKTGKVSLDIQYGGVGRPVNRYRLE, from the coding sequence ATGGCAAGCAGCCGCATTCGGGTGGTCCTGGTAGAGGATGATCCGATGGTCCAGGAAGTGAACCGCATGTTTATCGAACGGGTGGACGGCTATGAAATCGTCGGAACGGCCTCCGACGGTGTGGAGGGCATGCAGTTAATTCGCCGGCTTCAGCCGGATCTGGTTTTTCTGGATATTTACATGCCGGTTCAGGACGGGTTGGAAACCCTCAACCAGATTCGCCGTGAACAGCTGAATACCGATGTGATCATGATTACTGCGGCCAAAGATGTATCCACCGTGCAAGGATTGCTGCGCCTGGGCGTGTTCGATTACATCATCAAGCCGTTCAAATTCGAGCGGGTCAAGCAATCGTTGGAAAACTACCGGGCGTTTCAATTCGGGATGGAAAAAGAGCAGCAAATTTCGCAGGATCGCCTGGATCACATTCTGCACAAGAGCGGGCCTGCGGCCTTGGAAGAAAGGAAGCCCGATACAGCTGAGCTGCCCAAGGGACTGAACGCTCTGACCTTAAAGCAGGTGCTCGGATTGATGGGGGAACGCCAGAAGCCCTTGTCCGCGGAAGAAGTTGCCGACGGGATCGGCGTGGCCCGGGTGACCGCCCGTCGTTACCTGGATTATCTTGAGAAAACGGGCAAGGTTTCGCTGGATATTCAGTACGGGGGCGTCGGGAGACCGGTTAACCGTTACAGGCTTGAATGA